TTTCGGGAATCTGGCGTCGCAACCCTAAGGCGAGCATAGTTCTTGCAGTAAGGCCTTATGGTCGGCAATATCTGAAAAGTGACCTGGAGCAAAATGGTCTTATTCCTGAATCTTCAGTCGAAGTAGAGCTCAAGGACTTAAGCTTCGAAGAAGCATCTGTACTTGCTCGTGAAGCTTTAGGTGAGGAAATTTCTGAAAGGGTAGTCCATCGACTTGCAGGACTCACAGCAGACTTTCCACTGATAACTGTTGTTGGTGGATCTCTAATCCGACAGAAGGAACTATCTCTTTTGTCGCTCGAACAAAGTGGAAATGTTCAATCAACGATCTTAAACAAGTTTAATGATGTACTTGTTACGGACCAATCAACTACTGACCCGTCTCTGAGACGAAAAGTCCTAGATGCTCTTTCTGTGCTTCAACCATTTAGATCAAATGACCAAACAGCCCGACAGTCTCTCGAGAATATTGTCGGAAAGCCATTTGACGAGATCCAAAGGCAATTACGAAGTCTCGAAGAAGCAGGTATTTTGCGACGTCGTGGCAGGTCAATTCGGATTGTGCCAGATCTCCTTGGAGATATTATATTGACGAGAGCAGCAATTGACGAACGAATATTTGAGAGTACCGGGTACCTTGAACGGATTGAACCTTTGATCCAGGGGGACAGCAGAGATCACCTCTTTGTTAATGCGAGTCGTGTTGACCACCAACTTCTAAACCAGGATAGGTCGAAAGAAGGACTGGCTGCTCCTCTGTGGGATTCCTTTAATAAGAGAATTATGGTTGCGGACTTGGTTGATCGATGTACTCTTCTCAAAACTCTTGAGAAAGTAGCATACTTTCAGCCAAAACGGGTGTTGGAGATAGTCCGGTGGGTTATTGACAATCCCACAAATGTTGTTCACGAAGAAAACCGAATTTGGTTGAGCATTTATGGAAATGATTACAGCGCAGTATTGAACACATTGCCCTCACTACTCAAGCGAGCCGCTTTTAACTCCGAGATACTTCCAGAAGCACTAAACATATTATGGACTTTGGCTCAACTCGATGAGTCTTCTACGTCAAGTCGTTCAGACAGCGCGCTGGATGCGATAAGACATCTTGCGAAAATGGAGTGCACAAAGCCGATATGGTTTATCGATCAAATAATTGATACTGCGTCCACGTGGTTTTCGGGAACGCAAAAAATTTCACCTTTTAAAGCACTAGAACCAATCTTGGCAACTGAAGCAGAAGAAGTTCTAGGTGACGGCTATGTCTATACATTTCGAACATATGGATTTGATCCTAAAGGAGTCGCGCAGGTTCGCCAGAAGGCTATCGACCTTGCATTCAACGAACTTTGTTCATTGAATCTTCAGCATGCTGGAGATGCCGTAAAATTTATTGGACTAGCGATTCAGTATTCCCCCGGGAGCATCAAAAACAAGAATTTTCATGACGGATGGACCGATATTTTTGTTGATATTATTTCAAGATTGGGAACTATCGTTATTGATAGCGAATTAGACCCTGCAATTATAGTTAGTATTCGGGAAATCCTACGTTGGCATGTGGCTTATGGCGCTGGATTGGCTCACGATGCAGCGAGAGACCTTGTAGATTCGCTCCCGGGCGACATAGAGTCAAGATTTGCTTTTGCACTTCATGGGAATTGGGAAGGTTTCTTCGACACCAGAAATGAAGAATTAAACTCAATTCATTTAGAGATTGATGCATATATTCAGAGTGTTATATTCGACCTAGCGCATCTAACTGAAATTGAAGTATTTGATCTTCTTACTGTACGGCTAAAAGCTGAAAAGGAGGTTTTTCAAAGCAGTGCAATTAGTTCTTATGCATTTTTAATGGCTGTTATTGAAAACCTGCCAGGTATTGTGCCAAAAATTCTTTCATCACTGCAAGATTCCCCCTCTTCGATTTATGATCCGCTACTTTCGATTATCTTAGGAACATACGCAGCAGTAGCTCCAGGAGCAGCATTCAATCATATTAAGAGTCTGATCTCAGGAGAGGCAGAACATAGACGTCTTGCAGCGGTTCAATCATTGGGGTGGCATCGATCCGGACGAGCTCTCCACCCTGGTGAACTGAACTTAATTATTGACTTGGCTAAAGACCCTGAACAGCTTGTTCGCTTGAGTATTGCTCAAGTTATTCCAGTATTAGCTCGTGAATCACCTCAAGAAGCGAAGCAAATTTTTGTTGCTTTTAGATTTGGAGAGGATGCTGTTTTGGCAGATAAGATTTTTGCTGCTTTTGATGAAAGAGCTGGTCTTTCGTGGAATGATTTCTCAAGTTCAGAACTTGACGTGATGCTTGAAGATCTGATTGTGTTACCTCGAATCGACTCTACTTGGGTAATTAAAGCTCTCGCAGACCGTTCAAAATTAGATCCAATTTGGATAGTGGATCTTTTGAAAGCACGGGTATTGAGAAGCGAAAGTGCTAATCGGGTCGATGGTTATAGAGCGTTGCCTTTTTCTTGGCAGGCTGAGCTCCAAATACGCGGTACTGACAAGTTCCTTCCCATTATTCATGAAGTTCTAGAATGGGTCGCGGAGATTCAAGATTCGACCTTTCAACGAGAGCAAAGGGCCGAGTTGTTTGCGGCGATTGTTAAAGATTTTGATGCTGAGATTGTTCAATTCTTGGTAGATGAAGTCGGAAAAAATAAAAAAGAGCTGACTAAAGCAATCGCCGCAGTTCTCAAGCAAGTCCCTAGAACATTCGTTTGGGAATATTCGGAATTTGTAGCTACAGCTTTGCGTTCTGCAAAATTGATGGGGAATGATGTACTTTCGGCTTTGATGCGAGCGTTGTGGGATGCGACGACTCTTGGTTCTCGCAGTGGAACAGTTGGTGAACCTTATCCTGAATCAATTGAGCAGCGTGACAGGTCGCAAGCGATCGCTAGTGCAATGAAAGTCGGCTCAATCGAGCGAGATTTCTATCTTAGATTGGCAGAAAGCGCTATAAGCGACATCAAGCGAGATGGTGAATCAGATTCGCCTCCAGATGGGAGGGATTGGTGAGGTGGCCTTTTGGCACAGTGTTGTATCTTGGATGTTATGCTTCAAAGCGCCTGTGAGCTGCTAAAAACCTCAATTAAAAAGATGTGCTCTCCTTCGGGGGAGCATTTCTTTTAAAGAATTTACTTGACAAGTCAAGCAATTTAGCGTTAAAGTAGGGACCATGATCAAAGAACTGCTCAACAAACTCTTTGGAAACAAAGACGTTTCCCCAGCAATGACTCAAACCGAAACCGCTACACACAAGGAGAACAACACAATGACCACTTACACCATCTTCGGCCGCGGCAACATGGCAACCGCTATCGCAGGCATCCTCACCAAGGGGGGCGCAACTGTAGAGCACATTGGTTCTGCAGATTCTGCTTCCGCAAAGATTAACGGTTCCGTTGTTATCCTCGCTGTTCCTTACCCAGCTGTTGATTCCATCATTGCAGCTCACAAGGATGAGCTTGCAGGCAAGACCGTTATTGACATCACCAACCCACTAAACTTTGAGACCTTCGATTCCCTCGTTGTTCCAGTCGGATCTTCCGCTACCGCTGAGATTCAAGCTAAGCTGCCACAGTCTCGCGTACTGAAGGCTTTCAACACCAACTTTGCAGCTACCTTGTCCACCGGAAAGATCGGTGATATCACTACCACCGTGCTGGTTGCAGGCGATGATGCAGATGCCAAGCACGCTCTGATTACTGATGTCAACGCTGGCGGCTTAGACGCACTTGATGCAGGTTCCCTCAAGCGCGTTCACGAGCTTGAAGCTGTTGGTTTCTTGCAGCTCACCCTTGCTGGTTCTGAGAAGATCAGCTGGACCGGCGGATTCGGCTTGGTTAAGTAAGTCGCATAATTCACCGCATTTAAAGCACGTTTAAAGCAGCCTTAAAGCAGTCAACCCACCTAGGATTGGCTGCTTTAAGCCTGCTTTATTCATTTACGTGGCACAAACGCGGCAAACTGAGCACAATGGCAGTCATGGCATATCAACCAGCAGACAATCGCTATGACAATATGATCTACCGCAAGGTAGGAAACTCCGGGCTGAAGCTTCCAGCAATTTCGCTTGGAATGTGGCACAACTTCGGTGATGATAAACCTCTAGCAACACAGCGCGACATTATTCACCGCGCGTTTGATAGGGGAGTCACCCACTTTGATTTAGCAAATAATTATGGCCCACCAGCAGGATCTGCAGAAACCAATTTTGGCAGGATCCTTCGCGAAGATCTGAAAAATTACCGCGATGAGCTGATCATTTCTTCCAAAGCTGGTTGGGATATGTGGCCCGGCCCTTATGGCTTTGGTGGTTCACGTAAATATTTGATGAGCTCCCTGGATCAGTCACTTGATCGTTTGGGCTTGGACTATGTAGATATTTTCTACCACCACCGCCCAGACCCAGAGACCCCTTTGGAAGAAACCATGTACGCATTGCGCGATATCGTGGCATCTGGAAAAGCGCTTTATGTAGGTATTTCTTCCTATGGGCCAGAGCTAACCGCAGAGGCTGCTGAGTTCATGGCAGAGGAGGGCTGCCCGCTGCTGATTCATCAGCCAAGTTATTCCATCATTAATCGGTGGGTGGAGGAGCCTGGCGATGACGGCGAAAGCTTGCTGCAGTCAGCTGCCAACAATGGACTTGGCGTCATTGCATTTTCACCGCTTGCGCAGGGTCTTTTGACTGATAAATACCTTGATGGCATTCCGGAAGGATCCAGGGCTAGCCAGGGTAAGTCTTTGTCAGAAGGTATGTTGAGCGTGGACAATATTGATATGGTCCGCAAGCTCAATGACATCGCCCAAGAACGCGGCCAATCCCTTGCTCAGATGGCTCTTGCCTGGGTTTTGCGTGAGCAGGGCGAATACGGTGCAGATACTGTGACCAGCGCGTTGATCGGTGCGTCATCAGTGCGCCAGCTGGACAATAGCCTTGATGCGCTGAATAATCTGGAGTTTTCTGAGGCCGAGTTAGAAGCAATTGATGAGATCTCCCATGATGCGGGAATCAATATCTGGGCTAAAGCCACTGACTCAAAAACTAGGGAAAACTAACCCAGGAGCATCAATTTGATGGCCAATGCGGTCATCACGATTGCCACGCCGACGTTGATCCAGCGCCACACTTTGGGGCTGGATAGCGGGCGTGACAGGGCTGCCGCGCCATAGCCAACCAGCGGGAACCAGATCAAGCTGGCTAAGAATGCGCCTGCCGCGAAAATCCAGCGTCCGGTTTCGCCGTACTGCGCGCCCACGCCACCGATAAAGACAAATGCGTCCAAGTACGCATTTGGGTTTAACCAGGTCAATACGATCGCCATCAGCATAGTCTTTACCCAAACACGCTGCTTTTCGACGCCCACCTTCACCCTTACACGGCTACGCGTGTCAGTGGCCACGGCCGAACCGCCATGAGGTGTGCCATCTGGAACTGTGGGTTCTGTTTCTTCGACGATCTTCGGTGCCTCAACTTTGTTGCCAATGGCATCTTTCGCTGCGATGACAGCAAACCACAGCAGATAGGCTATGCCGGCCCAGCGCATAATATCCAAAACGATCGGCGCAGCTGTAGATAATAGATCAACGCCCAAGGTGCCTGCGGTGAACAAGAAGACATCAGAAACTAAGCAGACAAGGATGACAGCCAAAAGGCCTTCGCGTTTAATTCCTTGTTTAATCACCAGTACATTCTGCGGACCGATGGACAGCAAAAGACTGGCCCCCAAAAGCAGACCTGTAATGAAGATTCCCATGTGATACATCGTCACCTATGAAAGTACTTAAGTAAAATGATTGGTTCTTAACATGGTTTAGAATTGCTTCATGAACCCTTTGCATTTGGAAACGCTGCTGTCCATCATCGATGAAGGCAGCTTCGAAGGCGCCTCCTTGGCTCTATCCATCTCACCCTCTGCTGTGAGCCAACGCGTTAAAGCGCTAGAACATCACGTCGGCCGAGTGCTGGTCTCTCGAACTCAGCCAGCAAAAGCCACAGAAGCAGGCGAAGTATTAGTGCAAGCGGCAAGGAAAATGGCCTTGTTGCAGGCAGAAACGAGAGCGCAGCTGTCAGGTAGGCTTGCTGAGATTCCACTGACCATCGCAATTAATGCGGATTCACTTTCTACGTGGTTTCCGCCAGCGTTCAACGAGGTGGCGTCCTGGGGTGGGGCAACCTTAACGCTGCGACTTGAAGATGAAGCGCACACACTATCGCTGCTTCGCCGTGGTGATGTCTTAGGCGCAGTCACCCGCGAAGCCAATCCAGTAGCCGGATGTGAAGTAATTGAATTAGGTACCATGCGCCATTTGGCAATCGCCACCCCAGCTTTGCGCGACGCGTACATGGTGGACGGAAAACTTGATTGGGCAGCGATGCCAGTGCTGCGCTTTGGGCCGAAAGATGTTCTTCAAGACAGAGACCTTGACGGGCGAGTGGAGGGACCCGTGGGACGGCGGAGAATTTCCATCGTGCCGTCCGCTGAAGGTTTTGGCGAAGCGGTGTCTAGAGGTCTTGGTTGGGGATTACTTCCAGAAGCTCAAGCAGCCCCCATGCTTGATGCGGGTGATGTGGTGATCTTAGATGGCACACCCATCGATACACCCATGTATTGGCAACGATGGCGCCTGGAATCTAGATCGCTAGCTAGACTCACAGACGCCGTTGTGGATGCTGCAATTGAAGGGTTGCGCCCTTAATTACTTCTGAAATGCTTCTGGATTTTTTACTTCCTCGCCAGCTGGAATTGGTCCAGGAAGTGTCACACCTTCAGCAAATGGGGATCCGCCGAGCTTTTCACGACCATGAGGTGTGGCAAAACCGGAAAGATCAGGACCCACTGGCACGATCTGGGTTGGATTGACCTCAGCGTGAGTGATGTAATAGTGTTGCTTGATCTCGGTGAAGTCGGTGGTGTCACCAAACCCAGGAGTCTGGAAAAGGTCACGAAGATAGCCCCAGAGATTTGGCATCTCGGTGATCTTGTTGCGACCACACTTAAAGTGTCCGTGGTAAACGGCATCAAAGCGAACGAGGGTGGGGTAGAGGCGGATATCGGCCTCGGTGATGTGATCGCCCATGAGGTAACGACGCGTCGATAAGCGTTCTTCTAGCCAGTCCAATGCAACCCAAAGGCGCTCGTACGCCTCGTTGTGTGCTTCCTGGCTACCGGCAAAGCCGGTCCGGTAAACGCCGTTGTTGACCTCGGTGAAGATGCGTTTCATCACCGGCGCCATCTCTTCGCGCAGTTCCTCGGGGTAGAGGTCAGGTGCGCCCTCGCGGTGGAACTGCTTCCACTCCAGATTGAAATCAATGGTGATCGAAGGGTAGTCATTGGTGACCACCTTCTTGGATGATTCCTCAACGATCGCAGGCACAGTGATGCCTCGAGGGTAATCGGGGAAACGGTTGAAGTAGGCATCCTGAAGTCGGGGAATCTGCAAGACCGGATCAAGGTGATTAGGGTCCAGGTCAAACGTCCAGGAACGAACGTCGTGGGTCGGGCCGGTAAGACCTAAAGAGATCACGTTTTCTAAGCCAAGGAGACGGCGAGTGATAACCGTGCGATGAGCCCAGGGGCATGCACGAGCTGCTACAAGACGGTAACGACCTGCCTCTACAGGCCAATGGAAAGTGCCGTCTTCTTGCGCTACTGGATCTGATCCTGCTGGAATATCGGCAACAATTCGGTCATCGATGTAGTTGGTATCGCGTACGAATTCGCCGTTTTGAGATGCATTTTGTGGGGCGCCAGCCCAGTCTGACGATGACTCTGCCATGTTAGTTGTCCTCTCAAAGAAATTTAGATGATATGTCAACAATATTACGTGCGGTGGGAAAAATCAATGAGGGAACAAATGTTCGGGGTGATGCTCAGTGATGTCGCAGGTGATTGCTAAGGTGTGAAACCATCATGTCCAGATCTCTCAATAAAACATCGATGCGCAGGTCAACTAAGAAAATTAAGGGCCTAATTTCGAGCATCATCACGGTAGTAGTCGCAGCAATCGCAGTCATTGCATTTGTGATCGACGGGGATGCTGATGAAATTCCCGTTGTCACAGAAACAACCACGGCAGAATCCCCGGCAATGGAATATCGAACCATGCTGGATTCTTTGGCTATTAAAGGCAGGGCACCAGCTACTGGGTATGAGAGAGAAAAATTTGGTTCCGCGTGGACCGATGATGTCACCGTGGCGTTTGGGCACAACGGCTGCGATACCCGAAATGACATTTTGCAACGAGACCTCACCGGCATCCAGCTCCGTGAAGGTACACACGGGTGCATCGTAGAAAACGGCACTCTTGACGATCCATTTTCTGGTGAAATCATTGACTTTGTCAGGGGAGAACGGTCAAGCGAAGTTCAAATTGATCACCTGGTACCACTGCATGATGCATGGGTGAAAGGTGCACAACAATGGGATGAACAAACCCGTAAAGACTTCGCCAATGATCCAGACAACCTTTTGGCTGTTAAAGGCTCACTAAACCAACAAAAAGGTGCTGGAGATGCTGCCACATGGCTTCCACCAAATAGGTCATTTAGGTGCGAATATGCTCAAAAAATCATTACGATCAAAGACCGCTATCAAGTGTGGGTCACCGAAGCTGAAGCCAGTGCGCTACACCGCCAATTAGACACCTGCACTGCATAACAGTCACATAGCATTTGGTGGCGCGCCGAAGTTATTTCCACCTCGGCGCAGTTAAATCGCATATTCTAGGGCACATGACTGACAACTCGCGAAATTCAAACAAGAATTATGATCAACCAGATCTTCATGATCTTGATGATGATTCATCCATCCCTACCTATAAAGGGGCATCACCATCCGCGAATTCCGCAACGGCGTCAGAGCGTCTCGGAAGCTTATACGATCGAACCGGACGAGCTGCTCCGCAAAATATCCCACCCGCTGCCCCTGCGACTCCGGCTTCTGACTCAACGGAAACCACCGCGTTTGAGCGTCCAGATAATCAAACAGCTAATGCAGCTGCAGGTTCTGACGCCCCAACGACTGTCACGCCAGCAGCCAGTGATTCTTTAGCCTCTGATGCGCCGACAACGTATCAGCAGAGCCAGCCCCCGGCTCCACCAACTCAAGTAACGAGACAGCTTAGCCGCCCTGAAGAACCAGCTTATGAGCCACAGCCTGTTTACTCTGAACCATATACTGATTCAGATTTTGCACCAGCTGGGGCTGCCGCTGTGGCTGAGCAACCAGTATTTGCAGAACAGCCACAAATTATCGAAGACGCCCGCCGCGGCACCCTCGATTTTGGTCTGTTAATTATCCGAGCTGTCATCGGCGTTTACCTCATCGTTCGCGGAGTCTTTACCTTCTTTACTCTCGGAGGCTCCGCAGGACTAGCTGGGCTTGAAGCAGATTTTGCCGGCTACCAATGGCCAGAAATCCTAGCGATCCTCCTGCCATCCATTGAGTTGGCAGCTGGTGTCTTCCTTCTACTTGGACTGATGACACCAGTCGCAGCTGCAGTTGCCACGGTCGCTACTTCCTTTACCACCCTTCATCAGGTCAACACCCATGAAGGTAGCTGGGGAGAACTCAGTGAACCATTGATGCTGGCACTAATTTTGACCATCGTTGTCATTGGTTTGCAGTTCACAGGGCCAGGAAAAATTTCACTTGATTCTGGTCGCGGCTGGGCAAAGCGTCCACTTGCAAGCTCCTGGATCTTCGTGATCATCGGAATCGCAGGTGCAGTATTGCTCTGGTGGTTTGGCGCAGGAGTCAATCCGATTGCGTAGCTGATTTTTAAGAAGAGACCCTCCTTGTGAGGGTCTTTTTCTGTTTGGGGTTCTTTGTGTGGCTTTTTGGGTAGTGGTGGTTTTCGGTGCTGTATGGGGCGTTAAGTTCGAGATCACGGTTTCGATTTCTTAAGTGCAATACCTTGTGCTCAATTTCTTGCGCTCAATTTCGCAAGTTCGATACCTTTAGGTTTTTGGCTGATTTCCTAACGGTTTCGAAAATAAGAAATTGAGTATGAGGTCTCGAAAGTGTGATCTCGAACTTAAGTAATGCAGAGACCAGCAACCCAGAGCTTCGTAGGTACTAACCTACGACTTCACGGTGACGACTTCACGTACTCAACTTCATACGACATCAGTCGTCGGGAAAGCCAGGAAAACCATAGCGAAGCCGTCCTATGAGAAGTTGAGGGCAAGAAGTCGCCTGCCGAGAAGTCGTCCTAGTGGAACACAGGCGTGCCGGAATGCTTCAATTGCTAACCTTCTTAAGGGCTTGCCCCCTAATTGCCTCCATAATCGCAATTATGTGCGAAAATTCGTTCCAATTCAGTGGCTCGCCACGGAAAGTAATCGAATATTTGCACGAATGGCGGCAGTTGATGCAAAAATTCTTTCGATTTAAGGCTTCATTAGTGCTATGTGAACGAATTCTTGATCAGTAAGCCTTCAGGTTTCACATCTGCCCCAAGAGTCCCAAAATTAACCACTCCCAGCGGCGCTTCTAAGCACCTAAAAAGCCCTCATCCATACTTTGACTCATCTGAGGAACTTCACCTCTTTAAATCGCCTGCCAACAAAAACCTGACGTAGGCCATTCCTCCAAAACGCACCCAAGCAAAAGCACCGGCTCCCAAAGTAGGGAACCGGTGCTCAAACTACGAACCTAAAGGTTAGTCAACCTGACGGACTGCGCCCTTGTCGGCAGAGGTGGCCATCTTTGCGTAAGCGCGCAGAGCCTTGGTGACTACGCGGTTACGGTTTACTGGCTGCCATGGCTTGTCGGATGCGTTCATGGCGTCGCGGCGGCGTTGGAGTTCTTCGTCGGAAACCTGAACTTCGAGCTTGCGGTTGTGGACGTCGATGGTGACGATATCGCCATTTTCGATCAATCCGATAACTCCACCGTGGGCAGCTTCTGGGGAGACGTGGCCGATGGACAGACCTGAGGATCCGCCGGAGAAACGACCGTCGGTGATTAGTGCACACTTTTTGCCCAGACCGGATCCCTTGAGGAATGCGGTTGGGTGGAGCATTTCCTGCATGCCTGGTCCACCGGATGGTCCTTCGTAGCGGACAACTAGAACTTCGCCAGCTTGGATGGTCTTGGTCAAGATGACGGAGACTGCTTCTTCCTGGCTTTCCACAACGCGTGCTGGGCCGGTGAAGTTCCACAGTTCTTCTTCGATGCCGGCAGACTTGATCACGGCACCGTCAGGGGAGATGTTGCCACGAAGCACAACGAGGCCACCGTCGGCGGTGTATGCGTGTTCGACGTCGCGGATGCAGCCCTTGGCAGCGTCGGTGTCGAGTTCATCCCAGCGGTTTTCGGTGGAGAATGCTTCGGTGGTGCGAATTCCACCTGGTGCGGCGTGGAAGAGTTCGATTGCTTCGTCGGTGGTGTTGCCAGAGCGGATGTCCCAGTCGCTGAGCCAGCTTTCCAGGTCGTTGGAGTGAACTGAGTGGACATCGGTGTTGAGTAGTCCGCCACGGTTGAGTTCGCCGAGCAGTGCTGGGATGCCACCGGCACGGTGAACGTCTTCCATGTGGTAATCGGAGTTTGGTGAAACCTTGGACAGGCAGGGGACTTGCTTGGAGAGCTCGTCGATGTCGGCTAGGTTGAAATCAACTTCGCCTTCTTGAGCAGCAGCAAGGATGTGCAGGATGGTGTTAGTGGATCCACCCATGGCCATGTCCAGTGCCATTGCGTTTTCGAAAGCCTTCTTGGTGGCAATTCCGCGAGGCAGGACGGACTCGTCTTCTTCGCCGTAGTAGCGGCGGCAAAGCTCGACTACGGTTTCGCCAGCTTTTTCAAACAGTGCACGACGAGCTGCGTGGGTAGCCAGGGTGGAGCCGTTTCCTGGGAGGGAAAGTCCGAGTGCTTCGGTGAGGCAGTTCATGGAGTTTGCAGTGAACATGCCGGAGCAGGAACCGCAGGTTGGGCAAGCGGATGCTTCAACGGCTGCTAGACCTGCATCATCAACAGCGTCGCTAGCAGATGCCGAGATCGCGGTGATCAGGTCGGTTGGTGCGTGGGCAACGCCGTCTACAACAACAGCCTTGCCTGCTTCCATTGGGCCACCGGAGACAAAGACTACGGGGATGTTCAGACGCATTGCTGCATTGAGCATGCCCGGGGTGATTTTATCGCAGTTGGAGATACATACCATGGCGTCAGCGGTGTGAGCGTTGACCATGTACTCGACGGAGTCGGCGATGATTTCACGAGAAGGTAGGGAGTACAGCATGCCGCCGTGTCCCATGGCGATGCCGTCGTCGACAGCAATGGTGTTGAATTCCTTTGGAACGCCACCGGCTTTGCGCACTGCATCCGCTACAATGTCGCCGACGTTCTTAAGGTGAACGTGTCCGGGCACGAACTGGGTGTAAGAGTTAACAATGGCCACGATTGGCTTGCCGAACTCGTTTTCCTTGGTGCCGGTTGCACGCCAAAGGGCGCGAGCGCCAGCTGCATTGCGACCGACGGTGGTGACTTTTGAACGAAGTGGGATCATGATGCGCTTTTCAAATCTGCTCGTTAGAGCTGCGGGTGGTTGTCAAGAATCAACGGCACTGTAAAAACT
Above is a genomic segment from Corynebacterium suranareeae containing:
- a CDS encoding helix-turn-helix domain-containing protein, giving the protein MAANMDDVPYLKLGQLIRLCREALTVSQSALADQLDVKQQTVDGWEKGRSRPRRTALSTLSLHLGIEEDQLVEVGGYRVSDNSISLPVTPLTRTLPLDKLPEERFEDLLVEIMRLIFPNGQPHLFGGRGHKQDGIDILVTSEGVNLGTGQCKRHKEFGPAAVRKAIDAVTIEAPKNYLFLSREIASPQARKEANRHPKWELWDGQDISRYIRTLSTEVAVRIVDTYFPGYREPFLGVANPSPWLFAEEYFDVTSNPLFNHGWNLAGREKELAEVALLAFSKNMSLSTVIGSGGLGKTRFLKALCELAPSDFQVRILPGDSQTSVVDFELLPQVSNLTVMIDDVHEIASVSQIISGIWRRNPKASIVLAVRPYGRQYLKSDLEQNGLIPESSVEVELKDLSFEEASVLAREALGEEISERVVHRLAGLTADFPLITVVGGSLIRQKELSLLSLEQSGNVQSTILNKFNDVLVTDQSTTDPSLRRKVLDALSVLQPFRSNDQTARQSLENIVGKPFDEIQRQLRSLEEAGILRRRGRSIRIVPDLLGDIILTRAAIDERIFESTGYLERIEPLIQGDSRDHLFVNASRVDHQLLNQDRSKEGLAAPLWDSFNKRIMVADLVDRCTLLKTLEKVAYFQPKRVLEIVRWVIDNPTNVVHEENRIWLSIYGNDYSAVLNTLPSLLKRAAFNSEILPEALNILWTLAQLDESSTSSRSDSALDAIRHLAKMECTKPIWFIDQIIDTASTWFSGTQKISPFKALEPILATEAEEVLGDGYVYTFRTYGFDPKGVAQVRQKAIDLAFNELCSLNLQHAGDAVKFIGLAIQYSPGSIKNKNFHDGWTDIFVDIISRLGTIVIDSELDPAIIVSIREILRWHVAYGAGLAHDAARDLVDSLPGDIESRFAFALHGNWEGFFDTRNEELNSIHLEIDAYIQSVIFDLAHLTEIEVFDLLTVRLKAEKEVFQSSAISSYAFLMAVIENLPGIVPKILSSLQDSPSSIYDPLLSIILGTYAAVAPGAAFNHIKSLISGEAEHRRLAAVQSLGWHRSGRALHPGELNLIIDLAKDPEQLVRLSIAQVIPVLARESPQEAKQIFVAFRFGEDAVLADKIFAAFDERAGLSWNDFSSSELDVMLEDLIVLPRIDSTWVIKALADRSKLDPIWIVDLLKARVLRSESANRVDGYRALPFSWQAELQIRGTDKFLPIIHEVLEWVAEIQDSTFQREQRAELFAAIVKDFDAEIVQFLVDEVGKNKKELTKAIAAVLKQVPRTFVWEYSEFVATALRSAKLMGNDVLSALMRALWDATTLGSRSGTVGEPYPESIEQRDRSQAIASAMKVGSIERDFYLRLAESAISDIKRDGESDSPPDGRDW
- a CDS encoding NADPH-dependent F420 reductase: MTTYTIFGRGNMATAIAGILTKGGATVEHIGSADSASAKINGSVVILAVPYPAVDSIIAAHKDELAGKTVIDITNPLNFETFDSLVVPVGSSATAEIQAKLPQSRVLKAFNTNFAATLSTGKIGDITTTVLVAGDDADAKHALITDVNAGGLDALDAGSLKRVHELEAVGFLQLTLAGSEKISWTGGFGLVK
- the mgrA gene encoding L-glyceraldehyde 3-phosphate reductase; translation: MAVMAYQPADNRYDNMIYRKVGNSGLKLPAISLGMWHNFGDDKPLATQRDIIHRAFDRGVTHFDLANNYGPPAGSAETNFGRILREDLKNYRDELIISSKAGWDMWPGPYGFGGSRKYLMSSLDQSLDRLGLDYVDIFYHHRPDPETPLEETMYALRDIVASGKALYVGISSYGPELTAEAAEFMAEEGCPLLIHQPSYSIINRWVEEPGDDGESLLQSAANNGLGVIAFSPLAQGLLTDKYLDGIPEGSRASQGKSLSEGMLSVDNIDMVRKLNDIAQERGQSLAQMALAWVLREQGEYGADTVTSALIGASSVRQLDNSLDALNNLEFSEAELEAIDEISHDAGINIWAKATDSKTREN
- the lysE gene encoding L-lysine exporter, producing MYHMGIFITGLLLGASLLLSIGPQNVLVIKQGIKREGLLAVILVCLVSDVFLFTAGTLGVDLLSTAAPIVLDIMRWAGIAYLLWFAVIAAKDAIGNKVEAPKIVEETEPTVPDGTPHGGSAVATDTRSRVRVKVGVEKQRVWVKTMLMAIVLTWLNPNAYLDAFVFIGGVGAQYGETGRWIFAAGAFLASLIWFPLVGYGAAALSRPLSSPKVWRWINVGVAIVMTALAIKLMLLG
- a CDS encoding LysR family transcriptional regulator ArgP, which encodes MNPLHLETLLSIIDEGSFEGASLALSISPSAVSQRVKALEHHVGRVLVSRTQPAKATEAGEVLVQAARKMALLQAETRAQLSGRLAEIPLTIAINADSLSTWFPPAFNEVASWGGATLTLRLEDEAHTLSLLRRGDVLGAVTREANPVAGCEVIELGTMRHLAIATPALRDAYMVDGKLDWAAMPVLRFGPKDVLQDRDLDGRVEGPVGRRRISIVPSAEGFGEAVSRGLGWGLLPEAQAAPMLDAGDVVILDGTPIDTPMYWQRWRLESRSLARLTDAVVDAAIEGLRP
- a CDS encoding glutathione S-transferase family protein; the protein is MAESSSDWAGAPQNASQNGEFVRDTNYIDDRIVADIPAGSDPVAQEDGTFHWPVEAGRYRLVAARACPWAHRTVITRRLLGLENVISLGLTGPTHDVRSWTFDLDPNHLDPVLQIPRLQDAYFNRFPDYPRGITVPAIVEESSKKVVTNDYPSITIDFNLEWKQFHREGAPDLYPEELREEMAPVMKRIFTEVNNGVYRTGFAGSQEAHNEAYERLWVALDWLEERLSTRRYLMGDHITEADIRLYPTLVRFDAVYHGHFKCGRNKITEMPNLWGYLRDLFQTPGFGDTTDFTEIKQHYYITHAEVNPTQIVPVGPDLSGFATPHGREKLGGSPFAEGVTLPGPIPAGEEVKNPEAFQK
- a CDS encoding HNH endonuclease family protein, producing MSRSLNKTSMRRSTKKIKGLISSIITVVVAAIAVIAFVIDGDADEIPVVTETTTAESPAMEYRTMLDSLAIKGRAPATGYEREKFGSAWTDDVTVAFGHNGCDTRNDILQRDLTGIQLREGTHGCIVENGTLDDPFSGEIIDFVRGERSSEVQIDHLVPLHDAWVKGAQQWDEQTRKDFANDPDNLLAVKGSLNQQKGAGDAATWLPPNRSFRCEYAQKIITIKDRYQVWVTEAEASALHRQLDTCTA